The segment ctacggagtacgacGACAAGATCTACCGGGCATATCGCAACATGCCAGGGCCCACAATCATGCAGTAACCCCAAGACAGCAGAGGAGCGTTGCACTACAACAGTTGCACTCGTGGAACGAAACATGTTCAGGTTAGATCCCGATGCCTAGCCAACAAGCACATCCCTGGCATTTAACATTGCGCCGTGCGAAAACATGGGTTCGGATTCTCGCCGATGCCTGAGCGGATCCCCCACAACCCGCACTAAAAATGCCTGaacaaaaaggaaagaaaaaaaagctaaaaccCATGGCCATGCGCTGCTCCCAGCTTCCGGACAAAGAAAACATGACACACATgattgtacatatgtacagctGGTTTGGTGGGGGAAAAGACAACACACAGACAAGGGCACGAGACTGGTCTAGAAGATGCATATCCCGGATGACGGCGGGGGCAAGTGTAGTACTACCATCTGATAATATTAccctgtactccgtactccctaCCCAAGGTGGCATTCCTTCCCTCTCTTCCGTGTCTGCCCTCGGCAAAAAGGGTATTTCCGGGCAAATTAGGCGACGGAGAGTCCGAATGCCTCCATTCGAACATGGGAGAAAACATGGATATATGATTCGTGCGGCAGAGACTGGCGTCCTGTTCCGAGACATTGTGGGCTAATTTTTtctaagaaaaaaaaagcgcaAAACGCCATTCTTTTTCCTCACAGAATCGAGGGGCTCAGAGCCAATCCGTAATAAGCGGTTGATTAGACATTCTCGGCTAATATGCGACTGGCTGACAGGAGGCTGTCTAAGTATAGCAACCGAGAATGAAGGAAAATGAGGAACAGCAAAACGGCTTCATGCAGATCAGGATAAagatgtacatatgtacgtatgtatgtattctgACGGGGTTGGCATCGGCAGTGGACTGGGGCTGTCGTGATGGGAGGCGTACAGGGTATTTCTGACAACTTTCGTCATTCGCTGCACGTACATAGGAGGAGCGATTTGGAACATCCAGTCGGCAATGACATCGACTTTCCCAAGCTCCATTCGCCGTGGGGCATATCTACTAGTTCCATGGCCTCGCCAAGGTCTGGTCGTTCTTATGCCACTGGCCTGGCCATCGGAATCTGCTCCATCAATCAGGTCGCACTGGCTGCCAACTTGAGTAGAGCAATTGGCTATCCCACAGATGCCTGACGTTCGATGCTACTGCTCCAACACGAATGCACTCGGCTTCGGGTCAGTGTCGGTCGAGGTAGTACCAGCTCGGAGTCAAATTTGGCAGCACGGGCGCACGGGCTGCAGCAACATGCGCGTTTACAACACCTGCATTGCCCAACCATGCGACCGGTACAAACATCTGTCATTTTGGCTCGTGTCTGTGTAAGCGTTacctgtactccgtaggtggCCACACAAACGGCCATCATGCATATGGAGACATGGATTTCACCTCGTTCATTTACGGCCGAGTCGGACGAGACTGGTGGCGGGGCGGAAGCTTCTGACACAACCAGCAGCGCTAACACAGTCTTGtgtggtggtgttgacggAGCTGGCTGTTGTTACACGGTATCCCTGAACTTGTTGCATCGAGGGACGGAGGACGGTGCCGGTAGCTTGGAGAGGGCAATGACGGACGAGCTCATGTATGACATATAGTCCATGTTCTTTGTGGAATAGACGCAACCACGGCCAACTACACGCAGCCAGTCAATAGTGCCGACCATTCGTTGTTTTGCGGTTCGCCGAAGGCCCCTGTGGTGAAATCTTCCATGCAGATCGAATTGTTTCCACTTTCCGCCATTCAATCcgtcgtacggagtacaaggaCGAGAGCGAGTGGCAGGAAGGACATGCCAGGACAGTGCCTGAGAAGACACATCAATGTCTAGTTGTCCCCTCTTGACCCCACAAGTAGCGACTGGTCATTTTCCGACACCGAGGCTCGAGACAGAATGTCCAAGGACAGCTGAGTGCACTTGTACGGAGTCGTAGCACtactatgtatgtataataGTTGTGATATATGCCGTGTCTCAAGGTCCGCGTCCTGGGGTCGAGCTCCAGCGGGGTCGATACAGCAATGAGTCGTGCTTCAAGACCTCCAGGTCACCACCACCCGCCGAGCCTGATTCCACAACACACCATGGCGATTGCTCGTTTACGGGAACTCCCGCATTTTTCGAAACAACCACCTTGGTGACGGCTTCTTTAAGCGGCTACAACATTACTCCGGTGGTAGTGAGGATTTGAAGTGGTGACATCCATGCCCAAATCCAGAAAGCGATCTACCGAGTGCCGAGTTTGAAACGCATAAATGGATGTGCTATGGTAGACTCCTCACGTCGACTTGGTGGTAACATCGCTTGCTATGCCCTTGTTAGGCGGTAATCAGTTCATGTAAGCTTCTGGTGTGGCCCTGTAATAAGAAGGCATGACAGGGAATACGTGCCCTTGGATGGGCGGAAAACTTCGCATCACTGGCGGAAAGCTTGTTTTGTTATCGGTGGTCCGCGGTACATATGCACACCTTCGCATCTGGGAGGTCAGTGTCTCCACGACTCTTAAACGTCTTGGGCTGCGCCCTGACGGGCCAGGTCATGTTGTTATGTAGGCCTCTTCGGGTACGATTTCACAAAGAATGCCAGAAACAAGACGCGCGTCGTGCTGTTTTGCCGACCAGGATACCGAGTAGTGCTCCGGACACATCGACCGCTTCCAACGGCGATTCGAAGAACGAGCCTGCCATGAAGACGAAAACAAATAGATCAGaagtatgtactccgtactccgtaccatgtGGCTCGGGTCCCCTTGGCCGCCTGGCAGCTCCTTCACATCCATCCCATGCAGAATCCCTGGACACCCTGGGGGCCATGCGGCGGCGGGGTTTCCCTGCCCAAAGCTGTCCAATCTAGTGGCTGCACCAGGGTTGTGATGGGGAGCTTGGCGTAAGGGGGAGGACAATGGGTTCAGACCTGATCACGATACACCGTGAACGAGTTGTACCGACGGACGGGCACGGGGAACAGCAAGGCGTAGCCTGCCAGGGTTTGACCATTGAATGTCTGCGGAAGATGACCCATCACTGCCACCCTTGCCCCAAGCGCGCGAGAGCCGACCGACTGCCTGCTCGCCTTGGCCCGGTTGACTGGCTTCCATGGCTTCCAGGTACTTTTGATAATCCGACAAATGGAGCGGCAGGGTCAGTCTGAACACTGGAGTATACTTGTGGATATACGGAATACAGCTGAGGCAATAGCGGTGGGCAAATATGTAGTACTTTTTGCCTTCCCCTGCACTTCATAAAGGCGCTTGAGGCACCTTTGGAATCCAACACGTCGTATTCCAAACAAGTATGTGGCTGGCCTGTGATGCAAGTTTCGCAATGATCAGAGAAGATATGGATTTTGCCACACTCCTGCAAGTGTCTCTCACCACTGACCTAACTCCGCGGTTAGTGGCTTTCTGCTGCATCTTCAAACAGGGGTGAACCCCCGACCGATTCGGCCGAGGCGCTGGTTGTGCAGTCCTGGGgcccagtactccgtagtagcAATACTAATAGTACCACTGCCCATTTGAGGTCAACTCAGTGCCATGACAAGACGATGCGATACGCTTTTGAAAGagtgccatcatggccgcagGTCCGCCAATTTGCACACCCTCTTCAGTTGGAAAGAAGCACCAATGGTCCCTTGGCTGCATGAGCTGGAAATATGACACCATGTGTAGTTCGGTTTGGAATGGCGCTTGAAATGCAGCTTGGGAACACCAAAAACTCAGCTCATCATCAGCGTTGGCTAGCAGTGGCGTGTCTGAGGTCGGTTCAGTAACTTACTTGGCTGTTGGTAGTCCCTTGCACACCGTCGACGTATTGAATCATTTGCCCCTCTTTCTTTCCTTgtctccctctctctctctctctcctctctctctatgtgtgtgtgtgtgtgtgcaCGGCCCATATCTGAAATGGAAGTCTCCGTTCTGATCCACGCAACCTCTCCCCTGAGGGTAGCAGTTGTCCATAAGGAACCACTTGGGCAGTGGAAACTTGAAACTATGTTATGGTCTCCCATCGCGTCATTTATCAACCCAAACTGAAATGCGCAGGTCGTAAATGTCAGTTGCGTGACAGGTGGCACAATAGCCATAATTGCGCTTCGTAGCGATGCGCAAACCCGTTCTGTGATTTGGCGGGGTCTCGATATAATTTAGGACTTTTTGTCCCAGCAAATTCGGCCATTGCCTACGGTACACCATTCACCTCTTTCTGCTCTTAGCTATGAGGTAGTTAGGGACGGTCTTGACCACCCGGTGCCAGAGAGTGACTCAAGGGGGCGCAGATACTTATTGCATCccgctgtacggagtaccagctATGTGATGGCCTCGAGGCTACTGTTTGTAGGGTGTCAGTAGTGTCCATACCGAACAAGAAACGAGTGCGATACGTCCCTGGGTGCCTAATTACTAACATCTCCTGGAACTCCAGTCGACGCCTCCCCAAAAAACAAGGCCGGCTCCCCGTTTTCCAATCTCCATTCTCTCGGCCGTTCATCACCAGTTGGTACCCACACGCCGCCCACCAGGTTAGGCCACCCCGAGAGGAGTGGAGAGAGACAGGAGGAAGCTGGGACAAAACGAAAAGCCCTCCGATAATATTTCTCCGTAATCCGTATAATTGTGCAGACTAGCCCAAAGACCGGAGAAGGGTACCCAAGGTTAATGAAGTGGATAGCACGGAGCAATGCGACGCAGGGCGGACATGGCCTGGCTTGCCTGATGTGATGTGAGGGACATTGGTTTGTGTGCGTGACTTTTGTCATCATGATGTACCCGCGCTTTGCCCCTGTATTTTGGACCAGACCGGACCAGACTTGGGCAAGTGCACACCAGAGCAGCAGAGCAGCCAGCTGCCATTACTACTACCAGTTTGCCAGtcacatacggagtacccaggTATCTACATGTATGGCCCGGTGTACTATGCGCCGCGCCTGCCTTGCTTCCTCAGTGACCCCGTCAGCTCGTGCATCGACTCCAGTATCGTACGCACTCGGTTCAACGGGACTCCCTCGTCCCTCCTCTCCTCACCTTGACCCATTCCCAAAAGCCACATTTATCAAAGCCCACTTTTCACTTTCCCTGCTTGGGAATTGCTTCCGACAacctgcagctgcagcctgATGGCCGGCTTTGTTCTGCGATCCTTGTCCACCCTAGCCCTTAACTAATACTACTACGTATCCTCTTCCCCCCATcttcatacatacatacatacatacatacatacatactgtcGAGCTTCCAGACGCATGTTGGCTGCCGTCTGTTGTGCGAGGACTCCGTGCGTGCATCGCCATATCGGCCGCTTTCTCTCTCTCGGCCGACAAGACTTGGTGCGTTGGCCGGAGCCTTGCACAAAGTTTCAACGTTGTGCTTGTTTCCTCCGTCCTAGCGCGGGCCGCCTCAAACATTGTAGCTGATCCCTACTCGGCACAACAATTGCGCCCAATTGAACCTGGTCCGGCTGTGCCCACCGGAGGTGTGGCCACCCTGATCTGCACAGACTTGGCGAGCCCCCAAGCCTCCTCAGCGCTTGCCAGTTTCCTGTGCTGCGCTTCGATCTCTTCTCATTCTACTACGTACTACGAACACATGTTTGACGTCTGTTCCTCGAGCATGGCATGATTCCACGAGCATCTCAAATCCAGCGGAGCAAAACGCTTGGCCCAGTGACTTGACGAGGCTTTGGACCAAACAACAACACCCCGCGAGCAGACCCCAGTGCTTTTGTCACGCATCGTGGGGGACTCGCCCTGCATCGCTCCTTGGTTTTGACTGGCTACTCTGCGGCTCTGTTCTAGcttttctccttcatctTTCGTCTTGCTTGCATACCGAATTGCAGAACCTGCCCGGATGACAATGACCCGCGTCTTGCCCCCACGACTGCAATATCCGACACCTGCAAATTGACCTCATCCCACCCTCCGACTCCGAATACGACCCATCCTCGATTTTCGGATGATAGCGGCATTTGTCATCTAAAAGCGCAAAGCATTTCCACTACAATGCATTCATTCCCGACACCGGCGGATGGTGCTGGAGCAGCCTCTATACTTCATCAACCGCCGTCGGTGGGCTCTAATACCAGCTCGTTTGACAACACTTCAACACAAGTACTGCGAAcaccgccgcagcagcatATTGTTCACACTCCTCCCCAGGGAATCAATGCCCAGCCACTAGGAATAtcacaacagcagcagcagcaacagcagcaacaacaacaatcaCAACAGCAAAGGAGTGTAAAGCGACCAAGGCCAGTCAAGTCTTGTACCGAATGCCGAAAACGTAAATTGCGATGCGACCGACTTCTACCCTGCTCCCAGTGCCAAAAATCCAGTCGCATCTGTAAATATGCGGCCGACCACGACCCGGCTAACTTGTCAGACGGCTCTGACACTGAACCCGTGGATACGAATCGCCCTAATAAACGAAGCTGCCCTCCCGGTACAACCAATTCGAACAACGCTTCAAACAATGAAATCGCGACAACGCCTGTCAAGAATGGCGGATCGCCCGGCATGCCGATGCTTGAGGAATTGACTTTGCGGATGGACCGGCTAGAGAGGCATATGCAAGGCCGTAGTCCTGCACTAACAGACaccagcggcggcaggaTTTTGTATGCGGCCACCGACACTGTCAGGGGACTGACAGTCAAACGTGGTGGTACAGCGACTCGATTCTTTGGCCAACACAACCCACGGGTTATGCTTAATGTGGTAGGTGGCCCTTTGTGCTATCATTCCCCTGCAGACATGTTGCGTGGTTGACGTGCAGTCCAAATTACTAACTTTTGCTTCCTTCTCACATTAGTTTCCTGAGGCACGAGCGTACTTAATGGGGCACCATCAAAGTCATGCTTCGGATAACCTATTGAGGAGCTTTGGCTTGTTACATAAACATCGGCAAGATGAGCTACACCTCGCTTTGAAACCAATCACGGTATTTGTCGATTCCATGATGCCGGTGCAGAAGCGTATGACAGATATCCTCCCCAAAAAGGATATATGCGACCAACTTGTCACCGTGTATTTCGATACCTCAGAGTCGATTTACCGAATTCTCCATACGAGAGCTTTTTACGATGCATACAACGCGTATTGGGATGGTAAAATGCAGTCTGAGTTCTTCTTGCCACAACTGCTTTGCGTTTTATCCGTTGCCTCTCGGTTTGAGACAAAGTCGAGAGGAATGGGCCACGAACGCAGTGAGGGAGTTCATATTCCAACTGCATGTGCTCTGGTACAAAGCTGGCTTGATAGTCTCAAAGGAaagcagctcgtcgacaTCAATACTGTCCAAGTGCAAATTCTACTGATACATGCATCAAGAATGATCACGCCTCGACTACAAGACTCGTGGAACAAGCTTGGGTATGTCTTACGGCTTGCGATGAGCATGGGCATGCATCGAGATCCTTCTGAGAGCGACCAGCGCATCCCAGTCTTCTGGGGAGAGATACGGCGGAGGCTGTGGTTTACcttggcagacatggacctgCATATGTCGATCGCCTGCAATATGCCTTCCCTGCTTCGTGATGGGGACTTCACCTGCAAGCCGCCCCGAAATCTCGACGACTCTGAATTGTTTCCAGGAATGCAAGAACTCCCTGCTATGCGACCGATTGACCAGGTGACCGATAATCAAATGCAGGTATATGCCGCTATAACACTGGCGGTTCGCATGAGAGTGGCGCCTCTTGTTAATCGGATTGATTCCATCCGCGACTATTCAGAAGTTTTGGACATCGGAACCAAGTTGGAGCGTTTTCTTGATGACATCAATCATATATATCCACGACAAGGATCCTATAGCGCCGCGCAGAAAAGCAAGCAATGGAGAAGCCGCGTGATTCTCGATATGCATGTGAGACGGCCGCTTCTAGCGCTCTACCGTCCTCTGGCACTTGGCGCTGCAGATGTCCCAGCAGAAATATCACGATCATTTTTGAAGTCGTCGATGGTGATATTGAAATACCTTGATGAGTTGGATCCAATACAACCCCAATTTCATGTCGTGGCAGAGATGTATCATCAAATTCTAAAGCCAGATATCATCTACTGTTCACTGAGCGTCTGTTACTATATCCAGTCCGCTGTCCGCCAGAATTCGGATTCGCTAGTGTTTAACCAACATAGCGGCGCATGCCTGTCAGGTGGTCATGGAGAAGACCTTTCACTTGCGTCTGCAGAAACTGTGGTGCCCTGGTCCCCTGCACGCCTGGTTTCCACAGTGCAGGAGAGTCTGGAGCTACTCATCAAGTATATGGGTGGAGGTGATACCAAGGATATATTATGTCTGGCCACGATATTAGAGACAGTCAAAACTGCCGAGCCCAGTGTTCAAGAGGTGACACGGAACCTGTATGCTGTGTTAGACAGTTGCCTAAGATCGTCAAACATATCACAGGAAAAGTTTCGGGCTTTTTCTAGTGATCAATACGGCACCGATTCATACATGCACGGCCAAATGACCTACGGATACGCCAACAGTGTGGGCTCGGGAGGGTCGGCTAACAATGCTGCGAGCTGGATTTTATGGGACGGATGGGAATGATGCGAGAGCATTTTGGCGTTTTAGATGAGAGAATCTCGCGGAGCGAATTTGATGAGCTTACGGCGTTTTGCGACTTGTTGTGCTGGTATATGCACAATTTTCGGTAGCACTGGGATTTACCTTGTTTAGGGGGGTGGCATGATTTTTACTTTTGAGATCTGGGACAATGAGTGTAGCCATTCATGCATTGTTATTCTGGTTATGATGCGGAGATTGGCCATATCCAATCTGATATATGGGTAGGAGTGAGAGATGTTTTGGAACGTGGTTGCATGGCGTACCATGGCGCTGGTGTGTTCAAAACACTTGTTGGGTGAGGAAGTaaacgagcagcagctcggaGCGGGAAGCCATCAGAGCTTATATTAGGCGACACGATAAATCTATGCCAGAAGTCACTCGTATGACTGGAAAGCATATTCTTTGTCACCTGATAATATCTAACCGTGGCTGATCTTGTGGTGCATGTTCTCTGCCTGTTCTTGCAGTCCTTACGGCAAATGCTGACCGCCTCGCCGCGCGGGCCAACGCAAACGGCAGTCCGCTCTGTGGTACAACCCGGCCGACATGCAAGTTGCGTTCGGAGCCGTACATAATCTCGGCCGTGTTGCAGGACATGACGGCGCCGGATGTGGGGCGCCTCCGAGGGCGTTGATGCAAGTGATGCGCAAGAAGCGAGGGGAGGGTCCAATGCTGTCTATTAACAGCtctctatttttttttaaaggaAGAACTATAATATGACTCGATTTAATACAGATATGCGATTATGCTGACAAGCTTTTCGGCCTTGGTGTAGTGGTTGTTGGTCTCATGGGATGGCAGGCGGCAGCACCACCGAGAGCGTTTGTCCGAGGGTCCGGCGGTActgtggtgctggtggtgggatGGGTGAGAAGGGCAGCTGACTCAGCTGGGTGCTCGGTTACTACGGGAGTGGCCAGAGCCTCCCCCGCCTTTGGGGCTCCAAGCCTCGGCTACCGCGGGAGGGATGAGGCAAGAACCAAGTCCGTttagtgtctggtgtgtcAGGAGTTGGACCTTGGACCTTGAATCGCAGAGCGGGAGAACGCCCCAGGCTCAGGTGGAGCGTAGGCGTTCTTGTCGCCGCACAATTGACCTCGGCACTTGCCCTTCCCACTGACTGCTGTTGCAGGCGAATGAATGACTACGGAGTCTCAGTTTGGCCCGCAGCGTCTGCTGGAGGCCAAGTTAGGCAATCATAGCGGACGCTCCTACCCAGGTTGATCCAGCTGTCGGCTCCCCGCATTCAATGCCCGAATTCCGCGCCAGGGGGGgcctccagagtccagacatGCCCCTTCCACATGCAAAGCCGTGACATCCATCACCCGCCGCATTTTTGATAAATAGAAACCTCATCCGTCAGTGGCATCACTGTAGTTTTTTATGcaataatttacttttttctGGCTTCAGCTTCAGCAACGTTGCATTTTACTCTTCCTTCTTTAATCCATCATAACGTCAATCGTCGTCCAAGGGATCTCTCCCTAActtgccatcgtcgccgACACTCCGAGAACTCGCCTTCTTTGGACAAATACACATACCCACAACACAGACACCACAACCACTCGTCAAAATGCCTGCCAAGCAAAAGTCGCCTGTCTACGTCCTGGGCGTGGGCATGACCAAGTTCATCAAGCCCCGAGGCCTGGTGGACTACACTGAGCTCGGATTCGAAGCTGGTATAAAGGCTCTCCTCGACGCTCAGATTAACTACGACGATGTCGACCAAGGCGTCGCCTGCTACTGCTACGGCGACAGCACCTGCGGTCAGCGTGTCTTTTACCAATTTGGCATGACCAAGATTCCCGTCTACAACGTCAACAACAACTGCTCCACTGGCAGCACTGgactggccatggcccgtACCTTCATCGCGAGCGGTGCTGCCAACTGCGTCATGGTTGTGGGCTtcgagaagatgatggctggTAGCTTGCAGAGCTTCTGGAACGACCGCGAGAACCCCATCGGCACCACTGTCAACATGATGGTTGAAACCCGGGGATTCGAACCCGCCCCCGGCGCGGCTCAGATGTTCGGCAACGCTGGCCGCGAATACATAGAGAAGTATGGTGCCAAGCCCGAGGACTTTGCTGAGATTGCTCGTGTCAACCACGCCCACTCTCCCAAGAATCCCTACTCGCAGTTCCAGCAGGTCTATACCCTCGACCAGATTATGCAGGCACCCAAGATCTTCGACCCTCTCACCAAGCTTCAGTGCTGCCCTACCTCCGATGGAGGCGCTGCTGCCATCCTCGTCTCCCAGGAGTTCCTTGATGCCCGCCCTCACCTCAAGGCTcaggccgtcgaggttgCTGGGCAGTGCCTGGCCACTGATGCTCCCAGCCTGTTTTCCCGCAGCTCCATTGACCTGATGGGCTATGAGATGACCCAGCACGCTGTAAAGACAGCCATGGGCGAGGCCGGCATCACCCCCAAAGACGTGCAGGTTGTCGAGCTGCACGACTGCTTCAGTGCCAACGAGATGGTTGTCATTGATGCCCTCGGTCTTAGTGAGAAGGGCAAGGCCCACGAGCTCGTCCGCCGCGGCGACATCACCTACGGCGGCAAGTACGTCATCAACCCCTCTGGCGGTCTCATCTCCAAGGGCCACCCTCTGGGCGCCACGGGTATTGCGCAGTGTGCCGAGCTTGTCTGGCATCTGCGTGGATGGGCCAACAACCGCGCAGCTCCCAACACCACGTACTGCCTGCAGCACAACCTGGGCCTCGGTGGTGCCGTTGTCGTGACCGTCTATCGCCGTGCGGATGGCAAGGCTGCTCCCGAGCTGGACAATGCAGCCGTTGGCAAGTCCAACGGCCTCGGCTACAACCCGGCAGTCGAAGCCAAGGGCTTCACCAAGGACCAGGCTGCCGCTGTTCGTAGCAAGACTGCCTCTAGCGACTGGGCCCTGTCGGACACTCAGGAGAAGGTTCTCCAGGCTCAGCTGtaagggaaaaaaaaactagCATATGTTGGAAATGGATGATACTTGAGAATCAAAATGGGAGATATGGGATATGCATGTGGAATTTCATTTGTTTTATGAATTGTACCAATAGCAATTTCTTCATCACTGATGAGTTGAGTAtaatgatggcattgattTTTGGCGTGCTGGACGGGAAGTCAACAGCCAAAGTTTATGCCGTCGTTTGAGAATATAGCGTTGAACTTTGGTATCATAATCTACGTCTTGACTAAGTTGCCCTGGTGAAGAGTGATGCGGAGCTTGCGCGTGTTGCCATACCGTTTGCGCATACTGAGGTAATACTCATTGCCCGTGGtttaggtacctaagtacttaagtagtagtagtagtgaCGATGGTCAGAGACAGACGACAAAAAGTGGGTGTGGCGTCCGGTATTTTTTATCCTTGCCGCTGGTGGAAACTCTAATCCCACAGCTTAGATACCAGCT is part of the Metarhizium brunneum chromosome 4, complete sequence genome and harbors:
- the lepB_4 gene encoding Transcription factor lepE, translating into MHSFPTPADGAGAASILHQPPSVGSNTSSFDNTSTQVLRTPPQQHIVHTPPQGINAQPLGISQQQQQQQQQQQQSQQQRSVKRPRPVKSCTECRKHGSDTEPVDTNRPNKRSCPPGTTNSNNASNNEIATTPVKNGGSPGMPMLEELTLRMDRLERHMQGRSPALTDTSGGRILYAATDTVRGLTVKRGGTATRFFGQHNPRVMLNVFPEARAYLMGHHQSHASDNLLRSFGLLHKHRQDELHLALKPITVFVDSMMPVQKRMTDILPKKDICDQLVTVYFDTSESIYRILHTRAFYDAYNAYWDGKMQSEFFLPQLLCVLSVASRFETKSRGMGHERSEGVHIPTACALVQSWLDSLKGKQLVDINTVQVQILLIHASRMITPRLQDSWNKLGYVLRLAMSMGMHRDPSESDQRIPVFWGEIRRRLWFTLADMDLHMSIACNMPSLLRDGDFTCKPPRNLDDSELFPGMQELPAMRPIDQVTDNQMQVYAAITLAVRMRVAPLVNRIDSIRDYSEVLDIGTKLERFLDDINHIYPRQGSYSAAQKSKQWRSRVILDMHVRRPLLALYRPLALGAADVPAEISRSFLKSSMVILKYLDELDPIQPQFHVVAEMYHQILKPDIIYCSLSVCYYIQSAVRQNSDSLVFNQHSGACLSGGHGEDLSLASAETVVPWSPARLVSTVQESLELLIKYMGGGDTKDILCLATILETVKTAEPSVQEVTRNLYAVLDSCLRSSNISQEKFRAFSSDQYGTDSYMHGQMTYGYANSVGSGGSANNAASWILWDGWE
- the SCP2_0 gene encoding Non-specific lipid-transfer protein, whose product is MPAKQKSPVYVLGVGMTKFIKPRGLVDYTELGFEAGIKALLDAQINYDDVDQGVACYCYGDSTCGQRVFYQFGMTKIPVYNVNNNCSTGSTGLAMARTFIASGAANCVMVVGFEKMMAGSLQSFWNDRENPIGTTVNMMVETRGFEPAPGAAQMFGNAGREYIEKYGAKPEDFAEIARVNHAHSPKNPYSQFQQVYTLDQIMQAPKIFDPLTKLQCCPTSDGGAAAILVSQEFLDARPHLKAQAVEVAGQCLATDAPSLFSRSSIDLMGYEMTQHAVKTAMGEAGITPKDVQVVELHDCFSANEMVVIDALGLSEKGKAHELVRRGDITYGGKYVINPSGGLISKGHPLGATGIAQCAELVWHLRGWANNRAAPNTTYCLQHNLGLGGAVVVTVYRRADGKAAPELDNAAVGKSNGLGYNPAVEAKGFTKDQAAAVRSKTASSDWALSDTQEKVLQAQL